One part of the Lepeophtheirus salmonis chromosome 14, UVic_Lsal_1.4, whole genome shotgun sequence genome encodes these proteins:
- the LOC121129779 gene encoding uncharacterized protein — protein MKRTGVNERQFGKWWMKTVYLLSLSHVCFSFLPLARANQVFEPLSPEEFDLLSLQTQDKRGGNGVGPSLVSPFLRQNMPRFSRRTTDHMLRFTRGGNQDDHMLRFTRGGRNSIDDEDHMLRFTRGGRISSEDEDHMLRFTRNSDDDYMLRFNRNNLRHPSYDSQNDNMLRDAKRNDMSNKLNDMQMLRFARSFSDNSDKERQFTRNVPLNEHMLRFSKKNDDNHMLRYSRSPMEMERSSLQKNPKADQSLLTKENTFARYTRKIMDSMKPRLLRQDDHLLRFA, from the exons ATGAAAAGAACAGGAGTGAATGAGAGACAATTTGGAAAATGGTGGATGAAAACAGTCTATCTTTTATCATTGAGTCATGTTTGCTTTTCGTTCCTACCCCTTGCAA GAGCTAATCAAGTATTTGAGCCTCTTTCTCCAGAAGAGTTTGACTTACTCTCATTGCAAACCCAAGATAAACGAGGAGGCAATGGTGTTGGACCATCACTTGTGTCACCCTTTTTAAGACAAAACATGCCTCGATTCTCCAGAAGAACCACAGACCACATGCTCCGATTTACCCGTGGTGGTAATCAGGATGATCATATGCTTCGATTTACTCGTGGTGGACGTAATAGTATTGATGATGAAGACCACATGCTTCGATTTACTCGCGGCGGGCGTATTAGTAGTGAGGATGAAGATCATATGCTTCGATTTACTCGAAATAGTGACGATGATTATATGCTACGTTTTAATCGCAACAATTTGCGTCATCCGAGCTATGACTCTCAAAATGATAACATGCTTCGAGATGCAAAGAGAAATGATATGAGTAATAAGTTAAATGATATGCAGATGCTTCGATTTGCTCGATCCTTCTCTGACAACTCAGATAAGGAACGTCAATTCACTAGGAACGTTCCATTGAATGAACACATGCTTCGATTCtcgaaaaaaaatgatgacaatCACATGCTTCGATATAGTCGAAGTCCAATGGAAATGGAGAGGTCAAGtctccaaaaaaatccaaaagcgGATCAATCTTTGCTCACAAAGGAAAACACCTTTGCTCGGTACACAAGGAAAATCATGGATTCAATGAAACCTCGACTCTTGAGACAAGATGACCATTTGTTAAGATTTGCTTGA